In Seriola aureovittata isolate HTS-2021-v1 ecotype China chromosome 17, ASM2101889v1, whole genome shotgun sequence, a genomic segment contains:
- the LOC130184624 gene encoding germ cell-specific gene 1-like protein, translated as MAFLKQMRSPRLSFIQTVASLFLGAVSIMSSYWCVGKQKVPKPLCSPAKHSNCIPVPGVSNSSSIDFSWETGDDRFVFPTFHTGLFWTCEENIYKDAWEEKCRGFHTLTPGSEKAMMWLSLSLEIMYVGLLSISCVLLCVQLCIRACCPSTQRWGQLLNAFAAVFTVLAGLLGMVGHMMFMQVFQTTVSMGPEDFKPHSYGYSWAFYVAWFAFTVCMSAGVSTLNNYTKKVLMVGPRRASGLNACSFNFVGLLPPAPYYTPPNPAITLACPPSPPRISHLSPYYEPPTAKPPSSATTPRLTHSHSLPLPHSDSFPPPPPHPAPASPFHRLSLPSPSPSVSVHMTLPGHHANRYDREEDYSPL; from the exons ATGGCGTTCCTGAAGCAGATGCGCTCCCCTCGCCTCTCCTTCATCCAGACGGTCGCGTCTCTCTTCCTGGGCGCAGTTTCCATCATGTCCTCCTACTGGTGCGTGGGTAAACAGAAGGTGCCCAAGCCGCTCTGTTCGCCCGCCAAGCACAGCAACTGCATCCCCGTCCCCGGCGTCTCCAACTCCTCCAGCATCGATTTCTCCTGGGAGACGGGCGACGACCGCTTCGTCTTTCCCACCTTTCACACGGGCCTGTTCTGGACATGCGAGGAGAACATCTACAAAGACGCatggg AGGAGAAGTGTCGAGGCTTTCACACTTTGACTCCTGGATCTGAAAAAG CAATGATGTGGCTGTCACTGTCGCTGGAGATCATGTATGTAGGTCTGCTGTCAATCAGCTGCgtcctgctgtgtgtgcagttgtgtATCCGGGCCTGTTGCCCCTCCACGCAGCGCTGGGGTCAGCTGCTCAACGCTTTTGCTGCCGTCTTCACAGTCCTGGCAG GTCTGCTTGGGATGGTGGGTCACATGATGTTCATGCAGGTGTTTCAGACCACTGTCTCAATGGGACCGGAGGATTTCAAACCTCACAGCTACGGCTACTCCTGGGCGTTCTA tgtgGCCTGGTTTGCCTTCACCGTCTGCATGTCTGCCGGCGTCTCCACCCTCAACAACTACACCAAGAAGGTGCTGATGGTGGGACCCAGACGTGCCTCCGGCCTCAACGCCTGCAGCTTTAACTTCGTGGGGCTCCTGCCGCCGGCTCCTTACTACACGCCTCCGAACCCAGCCATCACCCTGGCCTGTCCGCCGTCCCCTCCCCGGATCTCCCACCTGTCTCCTTACTATGAGCCCCCGACTGCGAAGCCACCGTCCTCCGCCACTACTCCGAGGCTCACGCACTCCCACTCGCTTCCTCTCCCCCACTCGgactccttccctcctcctcccccacatCCTGCGCCCGCGTCCCCGTTCCACCGCCTGTCCCTCCCCTCACCCTCCCCCTCCGTCTCCGTCCACATGACCCTGCCGGGACACCATGCGAACCGTTACGACCGCGAGGAGGACTACAGCCCACTCTGA
- the LOC130184625 gene encoding epithelial membrane protein 2-like yields the protein MLILLAAIFALHILCIILLLVATIDNAWWMTDTIATDVWARWVLQNGVWNYTDLPSGSHYPQDYLQAVQASSVLACIFSILGIFVFVAQLFTLDKGRRFTISGIFQFLACLCIMIAASIYTDRFHIDGQTGWYGHSFILAWIAFALTFISSITYFVLRKKTA from the exons ATGCTGATCCTCCTCGCCGCCATCTTTGCCCTGCACATCCTCtgcatcatcctcctcctggtGGCTACTATTGACAAT GCCTGGTGGATGACTGACACTATCGCCACTGACGTGTGGGCCCGGTGGGTGTTGCAGAACGGAGTGTGGAACTACACCGATCTCCCCTCAGGATCACACTACCCACAGG ATTACCTCCAGGCAGTGCAGGCCAGCTCGGTGTTAGCTTGTATATTCTCCATCCTGGgcatctttgtgtttgtggctcAGCTCTTCACCCTCGACAAAGGACGGAGGTTCACCATCTCCGGCATCTTTCAGTTCCTGGCCT gcCTGTGCATCATGATTGCAGCCTCCATCTACACAGACCGCTTCCACATCGATGGGCAGACTGGTTGGTACGGTCACTCCTTCATCCTGGCCTGGATCGCCTTCGCTCTCACGTTCATCTCCTCCATCACTTACTTTGTGCTACGCAAGAAGACGGCGTGA